In the Primulina eburnea isolate SZY01 unplaced genomic scaffold, ASM2296580v1 ctg739_ERROPOS11973397, whole genome shotgun sequence genome, one interval contains:
- the LOC140821757 gene encoding protein SEMI-ROLLED LEAF 2-like isoform X1 — translation MGVMSRKLFPACESMCVCCPALRSRSRQPVKRYKKLLAEIFPKSPAGRPNDRKIGKLCEYAVKNPFRIPKIAKYLEERCYKELRNSNLIFVSVVAETYNKLLHVCTEQVAYFAVNLLNVINELLDDAKQDDAIIIGCQTLSTFIYRQVDGTYGRNIENLVEKVCLLACKSDDVHQKHKLRAASLQCLSAMVWFMAEFSQIFVDLDKIVLVILDNFEMEQNEEDDEGRNANHYWVDEVSRCEGRVAPGVGGDLSPSHTIIRSRPEKKDPSLLTREEAEMPKIWAQICIQRLVDLAKESMTMRLVLDPMLIYFDNGRHWAPNNGLALIVLSDMLYFLESPENRQSILAGVVRHLDHKNIAHDPSTKCHVIITATCLARQIRSEFLISDTGFVSDLCRHLRKSCQATAESVGEQELKLNTALQTSIENCLWEIMRGIVDVRPLFDVMSITLEKLPPVKAVAHAALSSLIILAHVISLASIPVHSQKSYFQAFPEALLVQLLKVMSHSDVEIRVGGHQIFGILLTPSFTHTRNGIFNHPRRWQSKNASTFASITSLLKRLRGEKHGTKVNQGSEKDDFKNLDEIDEEWKRGWLHKNSPNIHIFSGLFDQANRPASLPETEQSFLHCNEDQIAQLLSALWIQLNLLNNLPANVEAIAHSFYLILVSSYLKNSNNTIVLRFFQLPMSLRKLALDSSNGSLSPAYQRLLLVLSTAMLMFAAKLYHVADSHDLFNMLLENDVDPFIGISDDYQVYLKPQVEVKDYGSASDNEEALSFLTKLQDKAYKSDKIVYGLLFESLSSITKFGAEDIAKQLSEEFVPEEAFMFGHNSILDIDYAQTAAHSKGSPSYDGEFSANSLVDDDAVSMSSVADISRFVPKAPPSASPSMSRIVSIGKLLESALEVAGQVAGASVSTSPLPYSTMTNQCEAFGTDTRKKLSNWLLHDNQYTKANVPFFPANGLSAVDKISSYEHDRGAAQPMNPWLALKLPPASPFDNFLKAARG, via the exons GCTGGCCGTCCAAATGACCGGAAAATTGGAAAGCTATGTGAATATGCTGTCAAAAATCCATTCCGAATTCCAAAG ATTGCTAAATATCTCGAAGAAAGGTGTTACAAAGAACTGCGAAATAGTAACCTTATATTTGTCAGTGTCGTTGCGGAAACCTACAACAAATTACTTCATGTGTGTACCGAGCAAGT AGCATATTTCGCTGTTAATTTGTTGAACGTTATAAATGAACTGCTGGATGACGCCAAACAAGATGATGCCATAATAATTGGATGCCAAACACTGTCTACTTTTATATACCGTCAG GTAGATGGAACTTACGGCCGTAATATTGAAAATTTGGTGGAAAAAGTATGCTTGTTGGCTTGCAAGAGTGATGACGTGCATCAAAAGCATAAGTTGAGGGCAGCAAGCTTGCAGTGCCTCTCTGCCATG GTCTGGTTTATGGCAGAGTTCTCTCAAATATTTGTTGATCTGGACAAG ATTGTGCTTGTTATTCTTGATAACTTTGAGATGGAACAAAATGAAGAAGATGACGAGGGAAGGAATGCGAATCATTATTGGGTGGATGAGGTGTCAAGATGTGAGGGAAGAGTTGCTCCTGGAGTTGGTGGTGACTTGAGTCCTAGTCACACGATCATAAGATCACGACCGGAGAAGAAAGATCCTTCTCTCCTAACGCG AGAAGAGGCTGAGATGCCAAAAATATGGGCGCAAATATGTATTCAGAGGTTGGTTGATCTGGCGAAGGAGAGTATGACAATGCGACTAGTATTGGATCCAATGttaatttattttgacaatgGGAGGCACTGGGCTCCGAATAATGGTTTGGCACTCATTGTTCTTTCTGATATGTTGTACTTCTTGGAAAGTCCAG agaaTCGACAATCTATTTTAGCTGGTGTGGTTCGACATTTAGACCACAAGAACATAGCACATGATCCCTCTACTAAGTGCCACGTTATCATAACTGCGACCTGTTTGGCTCGTCAAATAAGATCGGAGTTTTTGATTTCTGATACGGGGTTTGTCAGCGACCTCTGCCGACACCTGCGCAAAAGCTGTCAAGCAACAGCTGAATCAGTTGGAGAGCAAGAGCTGAAATTGAATACTGCTCTTCAAACTTCTATAGAAAATTGCTTGTGGGAAATCATGAGAGGG ATCGTTGATGTGCGGCCTTTATTTGATGTCATGTCAATCACACTGGAGAAGCTTCCACCAGTAAAGGCTGTTGCACATGCAGCTCtttcatcacttataatccTTGCTCATGTGATTTCCTTGGCATCTATACCTGTTCACTCACAGAAG TCCTATTTTCAGGCATTTCCTGAGGCACTTCTTGTTCAACTTTTGAAAGTTATGTCGCATTCGGACGTGGAAATACGTGTCGGAGGGCATCAAATATTTGGTATTCTTCTCACTCCGAGTTTTACCCACACAAGAAatggtatttttaatcatcctAGGAGATGGCAGTCCAAAAATGCATCGACATTTGCCTCAATTACTAGCCTTCTGAAGAGGCTCCGTGGAGAAAAGCATGGTACCAAAGTGAATCAAGGAAGTGAAAAGGATGATTTTAAGAATTTGGATGAAATCGATGAGGAGTGGAAGCGTGGGTGGTTGCACAAGAATTCTCCCAATATTCATATTTTTAGCGGTCTTTTCGACCAGGCCAATAGACCAGCTAGCTTGCCTGAGACT GAACAATCTTTTTTGCACTGCAACGAGGACCAAATAGCACAATTGCTATCTGCTTTATGGATACAGCTTAATCTTCTTAATAATCTACCAGCAAATGTCGAAGCCATTGCTCATTCCTTCTATTTAATACTTGTTTCTTCGTATCTCAAG AACTCCAACAATACGATTGTACTCCGATTCTTTCAGCTTCCCATGTCACTCAGAAAGTTGGCCTTGGACTCCAGTAATG GTTCTTTATCTCCTGCATACCAGCGATTGCTTCTTGTATTGTCAACTGCAATGTTGATGTTTGCTGCAAAGTTGTATCACGTTGCTGACTCCcatgatttatttaatatgttgcttgagaatgat GTTGATCCATTTATTGGCATCAGTGATGACTATCAAGTTTATCTGAAGCCACAAGTTGAAGTGAAAGATTATGGTTCAGCTTCAGACAATGAGGAAGCTTTATCTTTTCTCACTAAACTGCAGGACAAAGCCTACAAGTCCGACAAAATTGTTTATGGCCTGTTGTTTGAAAGTTTATCCAGCATTACAAAG TTTGGGGCCGAGGATATAGCCAAACAACTATCTGAAGAATTTGTACCTGAAGAAGCTTTTATGTTTGGCCACAATTCAATACTCGACATAGATTACGCCCAAACAGCTGCACACTCCAAGGGATCACCATCCTATGACGGG GAATTTTCTGCAAATTCATTGGTCGATGATGACGCTGTTAGCATGTCATCGGTTGCTGACATATCCCGCTTCGTTCCCAAGGCACCACCATCTGCATCTCCATCGATGTCTCGTATTGTCAGCATCGGAAAGTTACTTGAATCG GCACTCGAGGTTGCAGGTCAAGTAGCTGGAGCATCTGTCTCCACCTCGCCACTTCCATATAGCACTATGACCAATCAATGCGAGGCCTTTGGTACCGACACACGAAAGAAGCTTTCTAATTGGTTGCTCCATGATAATCAGTACACTAAAGCCAATGTTCCATTTTTTCCCGCAAATGGGTTGTCAGCAGTTGACAAG ATATCGAGCTATGAACACGATCGAGGTGCTGCACAACCAATGAACCCATGGTTGGCTCTCAAGTTACCCCCTGCCAGCCCATTCGACAATTTCCTCAAAGCTGCTCGAGGTTAA
- the LOC140821757 gene encoding protein SEMI-ROLLED LEAF 2-like isoform X2 — protein MGVMSRKLFPACESMCVCCPALRSRSRQPVKRYKKLLAEIFPKSPAGRPNDRKIGKLCEYAVKNPFRIPKIAKYLEERCYKELRNSNLIFVSVVAETYNKLLHVCTEQVAYFAVNLLNVINELLDDAKQDDAIIIGCQTLSTFIYRQVDGTYGRNIENLVEKVCLLACKSDDVHQKHKLRAASLQCLSAMVWFMAEFSQIFVDLDKIVLVILDNFEMEQNEEDDEGRNANHYWVDEVSRCEGRVAPGVGGDLSPSHTIIRSRPEKKDPSLLTREEAEMPKIWAQICIQRLVDLAKESMTMRLVLDPMLIYFDNGRHWAPNNGLALIVLSDMLYFLESPENRQSILAGVVRHLDHKNIAHDPSTKCHVIITATCLARQIRSEFLISDTGFVSDLCRHLRKSCQATAESVGEQELKLNTALQTSIENCLWEIMRGIVDVRPLFDVMSITLEKLPPVKAVAHAALSSLIILAHVISLASIPVHSQKAFPEALLVQLLKVMSHSDVEIRVGGHQIFGILLTPSFTHTRNGIFNHPRRWQSKNASTFASITSLLKRLRGEKHGTKVNQGSEKDDFKNLDEIDEEWKRGWLHKNSPNIHIFSGLFDQANRPASLPETEQSFLHCNEDQIAQLLSALWIQLNLLNNLPANVEAIAHSFYLILVSSYLKNSNNTIVLRFFQLPMSLRKLALDSSNGSLSPAYQRLLLVLSTAMLMFAAKLYHVADSHDLFNMLLENDVDPFIGISDDYQVYLKPQVEVKDYGSASDNEEALSFLTKLQDKAYKSDKIVYGLLFESLSSITKFGAEDIAKQLSEEFVPEEAFMFGHNSILDIDYAQTAAHSKGSPSYDGEFSANSLVDDDAVSMSSVADISRFVPKAPPSASPSMSRIVSIGKLLESALEVAGQVAGASVSTSPLPYSTMTNQCEAFGTDTRKKLSNWLLHDNQYTKANVPFFPANGLSAVDKISSYEHDRGAAQPMNPWLALKLPPASPFDNFLKAARG, from the exons GCTGGCCGTCCAAATGACCGGAAAATTGGAAAGCTATGTGAATATGCTGTCAAAAATCCATTCCGAATTCCAAAG ATTGCTAAATATCTCGAAGAAAGGTGTTACAAAGAACTGCGAAATAGTAACCTTATATTTGTCAGTGTCGTTGCGGAAACCTACAACAAATTACTTCATGTGTGTACCGAGCAAGT AGCATATTTCGCTGTTAATTTGTTGAACGTTATAAATGAACTGCTGGATGACGCCAAACAAGATGATGCCATAATAATTGGATGCCAAACACTGTCTACTTTTATATACCGTCAG GTAGATGGAACTTACGGCCGTAATATTGAAAATTTGGTGGAAAAAGTATGCTTGTTGGCTTGCAAGAGTGATGACGTGCATCAAAAGCATAAGTTGAGGGCAGCAAGCTTGCAGTGCCTCTCTGCCATG GTCTGGTTTATGGCAGAGTTCTCTCAAATATTTGTTGATCTGGACAAG ATTGTGCTTGTTATTCTTGATAACTTTGAGATGGAACAAAATGAAGAAGATGACGAGGGAAGGAATGCGAATCATTATTGGGTGGATGAGGTGTCAAGATGTGAGGGAAGAGTTGCTCCTGGAGTTGGTGGTGACTTGAGTCCTAGTCACACGATCATAAGATCACGACCGGAGAAGAAAGATCCTTCTCTCCTAACGCG AGAAGAGGCTGAGATGCCAAAAATATGGGCGCAAATATGTATTCAGAGGTTGGTTGATCTGGCGAAGGAGAGTATGACAATGCGACTAGTATTGGATCCAATGttaatttattttgacaatgGGAGGCACTGGGCTCCGAATAATGGTTTGGCACTCATTGTTCTTTCTGATATGTTGTACTTCTTGGAAAGTCCAG agaaTCGACAATCTATTTTAGCTGGTGTGGTTCGACATTTAGACCACAAGAACATAGCACATGATCCCTCTACTAAGTGCCACGTTATCATAACTGCGACCTGTTTGGCTCGTCAAATAAGATCGGAGTTTTTGATTTCTGATACGGGGTTTGTCAGCGACCTCTGCCGACACCTGCGCAAAAGCTGTCAAGCAACAGCTGAATCAGTTGGAGAGCAAGAGCTGAAATTGAATACTGCTCTTCAAACTTCTATAGAAAATTGCTTGTGGGAAATCATGAGAGGG ATCGTTGATGTGCGGCCTTTATTTGATGTCATGTCAATCACACTGGAGAAGCTTCCACCAGTAAAGGCTGTTGCACATGCAGCTCtttcatcacttataatccTTGCTCATGTGATTTCCTTGGCATCTATACCTGTTCACTCACAGAAG GCATTTCCTGAGGCACTTCTTGTTCAACTTTTGAAAGTTATGTCGCATTCGGACGTGGAAATACGTGTCGGAGGGCATCAAATATTTGGTATTCTTCTCACTCCGAGTTTTACCCACACAAGAAatggtatttttaatcatcctAGGAGATGGCAGTCCAAAAATGCATCGACATTTGCCTCAATTACTAGCCTTCTGAAGAGGCTCCGTGGAGAAAAGCATGGTACCAAAGTGAATCAAGGAAGTGAAAAGGATGATTTTAAGAATTTGGATGAAATCGATGAGGAGTGGAAGCGTGGGTGGTTGCACAAGAATTCTCCCAATATTCATATTTTTAGCGGTCTTTTCGACCAGGCCAATAGACCAGCTAGCTTGCCTGAGACT GAACAATCTTTTTTGCACTGCAACGAGGACCAAATAGCACAATTGCTATCTGCTTTATGGATACAGCTTAATCTTCTTAATAATCTACCAGCAAATGTCGAAGCCATTGCTCATTCCTTCTATTTAATACTTGTTTCTTCGTATCTCAAG AACTCCAACAATACGATTGTACTCCGATTCTTTCAGCTTCCCATGTCACTCAGAAAGTTGGCCTTGGACTCCAGTAATG GTTCTTTATCTCCTGCATACCAGCGATTGCTTCTTGTATTGTCAACTGCAATGTTGATGTTTGCTGCAAAGTTGTATCACGTTGCTGACTCCcatgatttatttaatatgttgcttgagaatgat GTTGATCCATTTATTGGCATCAGTGATGACTATCAAGTTTATCTGAAGCCACAAGTTGAAGTGAAAGATTATGGTTCAGCTTCAGACAATGAGGAAGCTTTATCTTTTCTCACTAAACTGCAGGACAAAGCCTACAAGTCCGACAAAATTGTTTATGGCCTGTTGTTTGAAAGTTTATCCAGCATTACAAAG TTTGGGGCCGAGGATATAGCCAAACAACTATCTGAAGAATTTGTACCTGAAGAAGCTTTTATGTTTGGCCACAATTCAATACTCGACATAGATTACGCCCAAACAGCTGCACACTCCAAGGGATCACCATCCTATGACGGG GAATTTTCTGCAAATTCATTGGTCGATGATGACGCTGTTAGCATGTCATCGGTTGCTGACATATCCCGCTTCGTTCCCAAGGCACCACCATCTGCATCTCCATCGATGTCTCGTATTGTCAGCATCGGAAAGTTACTTGAATCG GCACTCGAGGTTGCAGGTCAAGTAGCTGGAGCATCTGTCTCCACCTCGCCACTTCCATATAGCACTATGACCAATCAATGCGAGGCCTTTGGTACCGACACACGAAAGAAGCTTTCTAATTGGTTGCTCCATGATAATCAGTACACTAAAGCCAATGTTCCATTTTTTCCCGCAAATGGGTTGTCAGCAGTTGACAAG ATATCGAGCTATGAACACGATCGAGGTGCTGCACAACCAATGAACCCATGGTTGGCTCTCAAGTTACCCCCTGCCAGCCCATTCGACAATTTCCTCAAAGCTGCTCGAGGTTAA